The following proteins are encoded in a genomic region of Magnolia sinica isolate HGM2019 chromosome 1, MsV1, whole genome shotgun sequence:
- the LOC131243529 gene encoding pentatricopeptide repeat-containing protein At1g53600, mitochondrial, producing the protein MLEKPISNLLCKRLPRLNFSDSICNYSFPATQILSKPKPRKPTSPNSRSRKCLIFCNSQITKNGRNGNLEEAESVFNRMPIRDVVSWTALLTAYADNGKTETARMLFDRMPERNIASWNAMITAYVHSLQIAEAFELFSQMPDRNPVSYTAMITGFVRVGLLSEAKKLYSEMPLIGRDPVASNALISGYLKIGNLEEAVWVFERMLERDVVSWSSMVDGYCKKGRIADARAVFEVMPERNVVSWTAMIDGHLKNGAWEDGFGTFLRMRREGMGVNSMTLTVIFDACADFGRFIEGVQVHGLVLSMGFEWDVFLGNSMITMYSSAGWMDAAKTIFNIMNKKDIVSWNSLIAGYVQNDKIEEAYALFEKMPNTDVVSWTAIVVGFLNRGRIEESIRIFKDIPAKDDVAWTAIISGFVGNEDYECAFHWFVQMVQEGIKPNSLTFSSMLSASAGLAALNQGMQIHACVLKTDLGSNISVQNSLVSMYAKCGNVDDAYTIFTGIGKPNLVSMNSMITGFAQHGFGQEALRLFREMKINGYQPNEITFLGILSACVHAGLVEEGWEHFKSMSSSYCIEPGPDHYTCMVDLLGRAGLLKEAMDLIDSMPFQPQSAVWGALLGASRIHEDLGLAKLAARRLFELEPDGATAYAVLSNMYSKAGLKKDEEELRMIKKSRRVKKNPGCSWITVNNKVHLFLAGDQSNTKFKEIQVMLRKIAVEMVDGEQ; encoded by the coding sequence ATGCTAGAAAAACCCATTTCTAACCTTCTCTGCAAACGACTTCCTCGCTTGAACTTCTCTGATTCAATCTGCAATTATTCTTTTCCTGCTACCCAAATCctctcaaaaccaaaacccagaAAACCCACCTCTCCAAACAGCAGAAGTCGCAAATGTCTCATTTTCTGCAACTCCCAGATCACCAAAAATGGAAGGAACGGGAATCTAGAAGAGGCCGAATCTGTATTCAATCGTATGCCTATCAGAGACGTTGTCTCCTGGACAGCATTGCTCACGGCATATGCAGACAATGGCAAGACTGAAACAGCCCGGATGTTGTTCGACAGAATGCCTGAAAGAAACATTGCTTCGTGGAATGCAATGATCACGGCCTATGTACATAGCCTCCAGATTGCAGAAGCTTTCGAGCTGTTTTCACAGATGCCAGACCGGAACCCGGTTTCTTACACTGCAATGATCACGGGTTTTGTCCGTGTGGGGTTGTTAAGTGAGGCCAAGAAACTGTACTCTGAGATGCCTCTGATTGGGCGGGACCCGGTTGCTTCGAATGCTCTGATTTCGGGATATTTGAAGATTGGAAATTTGGAAGAGGCAGTTTGGGTTTTTGAGCGGATGTTGGAGAGAGATGTGGTATCCTGGAGCTCGATGGTAGATGGGTATTGCAAGAAAGGAAGAATTGCGGATGCTAGAGCAGTTTTTGAGGTGATGCCAGAGCGGAATGTGGTTTCTTGGACAGCGATGATTGATGGGCATTTAAAGAATGGAGCGTGGGAAGATGGATTTGGAACATTTTTAAGGATGAGAAGGGAAGGCATGGGAGTCAATTCCATGACACTGACAGTAATTTTTGATGCTTGTGCCGATTTTGGTAGATTTATAGAAGGCGTTCAGGTTCATGGATTGGTTCTATCAATGGGTTTTGAATGGGATGTCTTTCTAGGCAATTCCATGATCACCATGTATTCTAGTGCCGGTTGGATGGATGCTGCTAAAACTATATTCAATATCATGAACAAGAAAGATATAGTTTCTTGGAATTCCCTTATTGCTGGCTATGTCCAAAATGATAAAATTGAAGAGGCTTATGCACTCTTTGAGAAGATGCCGAATACAGACGTTGTTTCTTGGACTGCTATCGTTGTTGGATTCTTAAATAGAGGGAGGATTGAAGAATCCATCCGTATTTTCAAAGACATTCCGGCAAAAGATGATGTAGCCTGGACAGCAATCATCTCAGGGTTCGTGGGTAATGAGGACTATGAATGTGCGTTTCATTGGTTTGTTCAGATGGTTCAAGAAGGAATTAAGCCCAATTCTCTTACTTTCAGCAGTATGCTGAGTGCATCGGCAGGTTTGGCAGCTTTGAATCAAGGAATGCAGATTCATGCCTGTGTTTTAAAGACAGATTTGGGGTCCAACATTTCCGTTCAAAATTCCCTTGTTTCTATGTATGCAAAATGTGGTAATGTTGACGACGCATATACAATTTTTACTGGTATTGGTAAGCCGAACCTTGTTTCCATGAACTCAATGATTACAGGGTTTGCCCAGCATGGGTTTGGGCAAGAAGCATTACGATTATTTAGAGAAATGAAGATCAATGGCTACCAACCCAATGAGATTACATTCCTAGGCATTCTTTCAGCTTGTGTTCATGCAGGTTTAGTCGAGGAAGGATGGGAACACTTCAAATCTATGAGCTCTTCTTATTGCATCGAACCAGGGCCTGACCACTACACGTGCATGGTTGATCTCCTTGGGCGGGCCGGATTGCTTAAGGAAGCAATGGATCTGATTGATTCGATGCCATTTCAGCCTCAGTCGGCTGTATGGGGAGCTCTACTCGGAGCTAGTAGGATCCACGAGGACCTTGGGCTTGCAAAGCTCGCGGCCCGACGCCTTTTTGAATTGGAGCCTGATGGTGCAACAGCTTATGCAGTACTATCAAACATGTATTCAAAAGCTGGGTTAAAGAAGGATGAGGAAGAGCTGAGGATGATCAAGAAATCAAGAAGGGTGAAGAAGAACCCCGGTTGCAGTTGGATTACAGTGAATAACAAAGTTCACTTGTTCCTCGCAGGGGATCAGTCCAACACAAAATTCAAAGAGATTCAGGTCATGCTAAGAAAGATTGCAGTGGAAATGGTAGATGGTGAGCAGTGA